One window of Longimicrobiales bacterium genomic DNA carries:
- the ftsH gene encoding ATP-dependent zinc metalloprotease FtsH — protein MKDERRSQAEDRRRSDRRKNDRRRGSPPVMQDRRTRFSLLYFFLVVAFVLGLNYMLGQGTSERLPYSELKARIAAGQIERVVIGPQQMRAEPNDSLVSAGAPDVWTTTVAPQGDDELIPLLESTGTEHEFTRAGVFTQLLGWLLPLGLLILFWIWMMRRINPAQSVMTVGKNRARIMGEEGTGVTFGDVAGADEAKQELVEVVEFLKTPDKFARLGAKIPKGVLLVGPPGTGKTLLARAVAGEADVTFFSISGSEFVEMFVGVGAARVRDLFEQAKQRAPCIVFIDELDALGKQRGGGGPMGGHDEREQTLNQLLVEMDGFDPRTGVIIMGATNRPEILDQALLRPGRFDRQVVVDRPDMAGRLAILAVHSAQIKLGGDVELLTVARRTPGFVGADLANLLNEAALLAARDDKDEVEMVDIEHAIDRIIAGLEKKNRLVHDTEREIVAYHEAGHAIVAERAEHADPVHKISIIPRGVAALGYTQQLPTDERYLIQRPELYDRIAVLLAGRAAEEVVFGEISTGAGNDLERATDIARRMVAELGMSSRIGPVNLMRRQGTFLEQDGNGRADYSEATAQIIDAEIQRLLVEGYNRAIEVLKKDRAILEQLARMLLEKEVVERAELRELMGVPANVHGDGARPEVGHVPVTTPE, from the coding sequence ATGAAAGACGAACGGCGCAGTCAGGCGGAGGACCGCCGCCGCAGCGATCGTCGGAAGAACGACCGCCGTCGCGGCAGTCCGCCGGTCATGCAGGACCGGCGGACGCGTTTTTCGCTGCTCTATTTCTTCCTTGTGGTGGCGTTCGTACTGGGCCTGAACTACATGCTCGGCCAGGGCACGTCCGAGCGGCTGCCGTACAGCGAGCTGAAGGCGCGCATCGCGGCCGGCCAGATCGAGCGTGTGGTGATCGGTCCGCAGCAGATGCGGGCGGAGCCGAACGACAGCCTCGTATCGGCCGGTGCGCCCGACGTGTGGACGACCACGGTCGCGCCGCAGGGCGACGACGAACTCATCCCGCTGCTGGAATCGACAGGGACAGAGCACGAGTTCACGCGTGCCGGCGTCTTCACGCAGCTGCTCGGCTGGCTGCTGCCGCTGGGGCTGCTGATCCTGTTCTGGATCTGGATGATGCGACGCATCAACCCCGCGCAGAGCGTGATGACGGTGGGGAAGAATCGCGCGCGCATCATGGGCGAGGAAGGGACGGGCGTCACGTTCGGCGACGTCGCAGGCGCGGATGAGGCCAAGCAGGAGCTCGTCGAAGTCGTCGAGTTCCTGAAGACGCCGGACAAGTTCGCGCGGCTCGGTGCGAAGATCCCGAAAGGCGTGCTGCTGGTCGGACCGCCCGGCACGGGCAAGACGCTGCTTGCGCGCGCCGTGGCGGGCGAAGCGGATGTGACGTTCTTTTCGATCAGCGGGTCGGAGTTCGTGGAGATGTTCGTCGGTGTGGGCGCGGCGCGTGTGCGCGACCTGTTCGAGCAGGCGAAGCAGCGCGCGCCGTGCATCGTGTTCATCGATGAGCTGGACGCGCTCGGCAAGCAGCGCGGCGGCGGCGGCCCGATGGGCGGTCACGACGAACGGGAACAGACGCTGAACCAGCTGCTTGTCGAGATGGACGGCTTCGATCCGCGCACCGGCGTGATCATCATGGGCGCGACGAACCGTCCCGAGATCCTGGACCAGGCGCTCCTGCGGCCCGGCCGTTTCGACCGGCAGGTGGTAGTGGACCGGCCGGACATGGCGGGCCGGCTCGCGATCCTGGCCGTTCACTCCGCACAGATCAAGCTGGGCGGAGACGTCGAGCTGCTCACCGTGGCGCGACGCACGCCCGGCTTCGTCGGCGCGGACCTGGCCAACCTGCTGAACGAGGCGGCGCTGCTGGCGGCGCGTGATGACAAGGACGAGGTCGAGATGGTGGACATCGAGCATGCGATCGATCGCATCATCGCCGGGCTCGAAAAGAAGAACCGTCTCGTTCACGACACCGAACGCGAGATCGTCGCATACCACGAGGCCGGCCACGCAATCGTGGCGGAGCGTGCGGAGCATGCTGACCCGGTGCACAAGATCTCCATCATCCCGCGTGGCGTGGCGGCACTCGGCTATACACAGCAGCTGCCGACGGACGAGCGCTACCTGATCCAGCGACCGGAGCTGTACGACCGCATCGCCGTACTGCTCGCTGGGCGTGCCGCCGAGGAGGTGGTGTTCGGCGAGATCTCGACGGGCGCGGGCAATGATCTGGAGCGCGCGACGGACATCGCGCGGCGCATGGTCGCCGAGCTCGGCATGTCATCGCGCATCGGGCCCGTGAATCTGATGCGGCGGCAGGGCACGTTCCTCGAGCAGGATGGGAACGGACGGGCCGACTACAGCGAGGCGACGGCACAGATCATCGATGCCGAGATTCAGCGCCTGCTCGTCGAGGGATACAATCGCGCCATCGAGGTCCTCAAGAAGGACCGTGCGATACTCGAGCAGCTTGCACGCATGCTGCTCGAGAAGGAAGTGGTAGAGCGGGCCGAGCTGCGCGAGCTCATGGGTGTGCCTGCAAACGTCCACGGTGACGGCGCGCGGCCGGAAGTCGGCCACGTGCCCGTGACGACGCCGGAGTAG